Within the Erigeron canadensis isolate Cc75 chromosome 6, C_canadensis_v1, whole genome shotgun sequence genome, the region TAATAACCATTCCGTGAATAAGGAGACTGGGGTGTGTGGTGTTGTTGCATAAAGGAGGTTTGGGAAAATTTAGGCTCATTATGATGATGCTGTGTGGCAGATGCAGATTGTTGTTGCATCAAGAGCCAGAGTTTTGTCTCATCTTTGAATGTGCTCGACTGCATGTCAAAAGACAATGATTTGCCTCTTCCAACAACCATTATAGCAGGATCGATAAGATCATTGCTATTGTTGTGATGATTCCCTATTGATGGCATACCATACTGATTGTTTGACAAAGAATTCATCATATAACTTCCTGAAAGAATTTTAGCAAAGAAAGTACAATTAATCCAGTATAGCGTCATGACCAAATTAACATTTAATAGACTGAAATAGAAATGATAACAACCCCCCTTTTCCTTTTAGAATTGCCCATCTTAGTACAAAAACTTGAGTATACTGATTATTACTATATGTCCTGTTTTCTCTCTCTATTGAGAAGCATAATAGAATTTTAGCAAAAACATTTCCCCAACAAATAAGTACATAACATCGTATAAagacatatataaaaagaatggGAAAAGGGATCACATACCAGAACTCGCAGAAACAACTTGCTCAGTTTTCATGCTTGAGGAAAACCCGGGAGGAGGGTTAGTGAATCCTGGAGGTGTCACGTTCTGAGCTTTGGATGCTTTCAtgcatgaagaaaaaaaaaatttagaaatgaCTATCTTAATAAACAACATCGATATATAAACCACCTAAAATTGCAATAAAGAACATAAAACATAATGCTCATGAAAGCAGTTGTGTTTttccaaacaaaaaaagaatatctaaaTTTTAAACAGATGCAACTAAATGATTCTTgactttattaataaatatgtgCAAGTATGTGCATGTGCATCTATCTATGTAAATATGAATGTAGGGGCAGGTTATTTTGAGtccatataacttacacatgtgtaagtcgtggtggaggtggtcgccgtcgccggaaaatcatggtggtggtcggagatgatggtggtggtggtaggaggtggTTGGGATTTGAGGAGATGGAAGAAGATCAATGGACTCAAATTGGACTCAAATTAAGCTGGactcaaaataactttcctctatgaatgtatgtatatatgtacatagGTGTGACATACATACCCTGATACTGTGGCTTATATATACTGTCCCGGTTCTCCCTAGAATCTTGAAGAACAGAAAACCCCAACTCTTGATTAACATGACCCTGTTCATTTGCAAACAAAAATCTTGATTGATCACTATTTTGGAAGTTCCATGAAGAACCATGTTGCTCATCTTTCCCATCAAACAATCCAGCTACCGTTTGAGGCAAGACTGAATCATCACCCTCATCAAAATCCATGGAcaatatatttgatattataCTGCTTTCCACAGCAGCAGAATTTTCGTCATCATTCACAGGACTGTCATTATCAAGCCGTCTCAAGTGCTCTACTATTTCTTCATTAGAAAACGATTTAGAGCCTCTATATACCCTATCTGACGTAGACAAATTTAGAAATCCTTTTTCATTGTATCCATCACTTAATACAGAATTTGTACATTTAGACTGATCAAAGCATTTATCTGAATCACTATTTACATTATTCCGAGTACAAGAATCCATCCGCCACCGGGCATGGTCATTATAATTCTTAACAACTTCAGCTGGATAAAACGGATTTATTGATGCTCGTGAATCTAATGCCAAATCAGATTCTGCTTCTGTTATGTTAGTGTCCTTAGGTGCTAGATCAGCTAGATTATTAGCTTCCCTAAAGGGCTCACTATATAGTTTGCTACTGAGCATTCCATTGACAGATTGTTCAGGACTTGATGGTTTCGACGACCCTAAATCTGAACCTTCAgctttatcatgattattcctATCCATACATACAGAAGACATATCAGAACATAAGTTTAGTATCTGTCCTTCTACCGAGCTCACATCTTTATCTGAACCTGAATGACACGGCCTTCCAACAATATCTACAAAACTTGTCATATGTTTAGATGATCTAACTACCCCGTCTTTGTGATGACCAGAAACAGCTGCAGCATAGGCTGCATCCTAAAAATTGACAAAGTCAAAGAAGCAAAAAGTTATGATCCACTCCAATAATTAGGTTCTTGGCCTTTGTATATGGCAGGAGAGACTTAATAACAATACCAACAGAGACACCAGTCTGAACGAATTAGCAAAAATTAGCTTACTTTTAAACCATTGCTAATAACAGGTTCCTCAGCCAAAGCACTGCAGTTATTCACGCGTTCATCTACCGGTGGAGGCAACATACTTCCAGAGCGTTTATGCAGATACTGGGTGGAGCCAACAATTTCCTGAACTCTATTCCTGAAATAAGAATTGTGGCAAAATGCAAAATCAGCGAATCAAGTACCAAGGCTGATTATTTAAGCAAAAATTAGCACTGATGACAATCAACGAATAAGAGCCAAAGCAAAAATTGTTCCAAATCCACaatttattgtataaaaaactaATCAGTAAATCTTTCAGAGAGTCCCTTTGAGTATTGAACTATAAGCGAAAACCAAACGTTTGCATGTAATACCTAGTATGAACTGCAGCTATTTCATCTTTGCCAAAACTATCTTCTACGGCACCAATACTATGCAAATATAAACAACCAATATTGTTGCAGGGCTGCCCAACAAAAGAATTTATATAAGCTTCCAAAGATTTACATAAGGATAACTGATTTTTATTGCACCAATCATTGAGCATATCATGTATACCATATTCCGTAACCATGCATGGCAATATTTTGCTGTTCCAAATGATGCTCTGCAAAGTTCAATATCAAtcagtaattaaattatatacatacaacaacaaAGAAGAATGGCTCATAAATATAAGTGAGGGATAAGAGGTTATGTACTTGCCT harbors:
- the LOC122606004 gene encoding uncharacterized protein LOC122606004 isoform X2 — its product is MSNEEEKRCPLCAEEMDWTDLQLKPCKCGYEVCVWCWHHIMDMAEKEATEGRCPACRTPYDKDRIVGLESNFQRIAANSSCRKQKQPKAKQKPNEGKRDLSNIRVIQRRMAYIIGLPLSLADEDLLRKKDYFGQYGKVTKVALSRTAGGTVQQFVNDTCSVYITYSKEEEAVRCIQSVHGYVLDGRFLRASFGTAKYCHAWLRNMPCNNIGCLYLHSIGAVEDSFGKDEIAAVHTRNRVQEIVGSTQYLHKRSGSMLPPPVDERVNNCSALAEEPVISNGLKDAAYAAAVSGHHKDGVVRSSKHMTSFVDIVGRPCHSGSDKDVSSVEGQILNLCSDMSSVCMDRNNHDKAEGSDLGSSKPSSPEQSVNGMLSSKLYSEPFREANNLADLAPKDTNITEAESDLALDSRASINPFYPAEVVKNYNDHARWRMDSCTRNNVNSDSDKCFDQSKCTNSVLSDGYNEKGFLNLSTSDRVYRGSKSFSNEEIVEHLRRLDNDSPVNDDENSAAVESSIISNILSMDFDEGDDSVLPQTVAGLFDGKDEQHGSSWNFQNSDQSRFLFANEQGHVNQELGFSVLQDSRENRDSIYKPQYQASKAQNVTPPGFTNPPPGFSSSMKTEQVVSASSGSYMMNSLSNNQYGMPSIGNHHNNSNDLIDPAIMVVGRGKSLSFDMQSSTFKDETKLWLLMQQQSASATQHHHNEPKFSQTSFMQQHHTPQSPYSRNGYYGEFTSRLVDQHQQSYTQQQYSQPKFANGHISNGYQQLHPDGAQQYSRSDVGLPEQIQKNERLGLYGDYLFQMPSSGDVYTRVLGM
- the LOC122606004 gene encoding uncharacterized protein LOC122606004 isoform X1, which produces MCFYLFRGNMSNEEEKRCPLCAEEMDWTDLQLKPCKCGYEVCVWCWHHIMDMAEKEATEGRCPACRTPYDKDRIVGLESNFQRIAANSSCRKQKQPKAKQKPNEGKRDLSNIRVIQRRMAYIIGLPLSLADEDLLRKKDYFGQYGKVTKVALSRTAGGTVQQFVNDTCSVYITYSKEEEAVRCIQSVHGYVLDGRFLRASFGTAKYCHAWLRNMPCNNIGCLYLHSIGAVEDSFGKDEIAAVHTRNRVQEIVGSTQYLHKRSGSMLPPPVDERVNNCSALAEEPVISNGLKDAAYAAAVSGHHKDGVVRSSKHMTSFVDIVGRPCHSGSDKDVSSVEGQILNLCSDMSSVCMDRNNHDKAEGSDLGSSKPSSPEQSVNGMLSSKLYSEPFREANNLADLAPKDTNITEAESDLALDSRASINPFYPAEVVKNYNDHARWRMDSCTRNNVNSDSDKCFDQSKCTNSVLSDGYNEKGFLNLSTSDRVYRGSKSFSNEEIVEHLRRLDNDSPVNDDENSAAVESSIISNILSMDFDEGDDSVLPQTVAGLFDGKDEQHGSSWNFQNSDQSRFLFANEQGHVNQELGFSVLQDSRENRDSIYKPQYQASKAQNVTPPGFTNPPPGFSSSMKTEQVVSASSGSYMMNSLSNNQYGMPSIGNHHNNSNDLIDPAIMVVGRGKSLSFDMQSSTFKDETKLWLLMQQQSASATQHHHNEPKFSQTSFMQQHHTPQSPYSRNGYYGEFTSRLVDQHQQSYTQQQYSQPKFANGHISNGYQQLHPDGAQQYSRSDVGLPEQIQKNERLGLYGDYLFQMPSSGDVYTRVLGM